A stretch of the Corylus avellana chromosome ca6, CavTom2PMs-1.0 genome encodes the following:
- the LOC132185568 gene encoding class V chitinase-like, which yields MTSSTDVNAGYWYWNGELQPENIDFSLFTHLFAAFAGVNDTYQLSFPTNQLRTFAKTVKNNSDIKAILSISGDTDPSIFDTIASDSDYLKTFIHSSIDVAREFDYDGLSLHWQYPNTTDQMTNLATLLKELRAAVDKDADDRPGEAKLLLTAAVYYSPQYTLTSVTYPIQAISDSLDWINVMAYDLYTPLPDSSPYSTAPPANLHTPSGAEPIINVDAGVRAWIYAGVPANKLVLGLSFRGRSWLLKNADDHEISSEANGPATEVSDPIPYSQIQKFIDNGGAEVTDPSYVIQYCYDGTTWIGYDGKKSILYKVRYAKDKGLLGYFAWHVGDDDTALTLSNQASRAWNEEDVARV from the exons ATGACTAGCAGCACTGATGTGAATGCCGGATACTGGTACTGGAACGGTGAGTTGCAGCCGGAGAACATTGATTTCAGCCTTTTCACCCATCtttttgctgcctttgctgGTGTCAATGACACCTACCAACTCAGCTTTCCAACCAATCAGCTTCGAACCTTCGCCAAAACCGTGAAGAACAACTCTGATATTAAAGCCATTTTATCCATCAGTGGAGACACTGATCCTTCCATTTTTGACACAATCGCTAGCGATTCTGATTACCTTAAAACATTCATACATTCCTCCATTGATGTAGCCAGGGAATTTGACTACGATGGCCTTAGCCTCCACTGGCAGTATCCCAACACGACCGATCAGATGACCAACCTTGCCACACTCCTCAAAGAGTTGCGAGCTGCCGTGGATAAAGACGCTGATGATCGCCCTGGCGAAGCCAAGCTGCTTCTAACCGCAGCCGTCTATTACTCCCCACAGTATACGTTGACGTCCGTTACTTATCCCATTCAAGCTATCTCAGATAGCTTGGACTGGATCAACGTAATGGCCTATGACTTGTATACCCCTCTCCCTGATTCCTCACCCTATTCTACTGCGCCGCCTGCCAATTTGCACACTCCATCAGGCGCTGAACCAATTATTAACGTGGATGCCGGCGTCCGTGCTTGGATTTATGCAGGCGTGCCGGCCAACAAATTAGTCCTCGGCCTTTCATTTCGTGGCCGCAGTTGGCTTCTGAAAAATGCTGATGACCATGAAATATCCTCAGAGGCTAATGGACCTGCGACTGAAGTAAGTGACCCCATACCTTATTCCCAAATCCAGAAGTTTATAGACAACGGTGGCGCAGAAGTGACTGATCCCTCCTACGTCATACAGTATTGCTATGACGGGACGACCTGGATTGGTTATGATGGTAAGAAGAGCATCTTATATAAGGTTAGATATGCAAAGGACAAAGGATTGCTTGGTTACTTTGCGTGGCATGTGGGCGACGACGACACTGCCTTGACTCTTTCAAACCAAG CTTCCCGAGCATGGAACGAAGAAGATGTGGCACGTGTTTAA